In Desulfobacterales bacterium, the genomic stretch CTCCAAAGAGGAATTCATGCAGGTGCCGGTCCAGAATCTGTATAAAAATCAGGAGGACCGGAAACGGCTTCAGGAAAAGGTTGCGCGGGAGGGGATGGCGGATCGCTTTCCGGTTGATCTGCTGCGAAAGGATGGCTCGGTGGTCCACGCGTTGATCACCGCCCTGCCGGTAAAGGATGCCGGCGGCCGCATTTGCGGATACCAGGGAACCATCCATGATGTGACCGAGCTTAAGGAGGCGGAGGAGCAGAAGAACCTATTGGAGGCCGAACTCCGGCAGGCCCAGAAGATGGAAGCGGTGGCCAAACTCTCCGGCGGCATTGCCCATGATTTTAACAACCTGCTCTTTACCATCATGGGAAGCATCGAGCTGGCCCAGAGTTTTACGGATACAGGCCAGGCAAAACAGCTCGATCGGGCCTACCGGGCCTGCCTGGAAGCCAAGCAGCTGATCCGGCGGTTCCTTGAGCTCTCCGAAAGACCGCCTGCTGCAAAATCCAAGGGTTCCATTGCCGAGATGATACAGCACGCCCTGAGCAGCCGGATCGATACCTCGGACCGGATTCATTATAAACTCCAGATCGCCGGCGGCCTCTACCGGGCGGCCTTTGTCTATGATCAGATGCTGCAGGTGATGGAAAACCTCTTGTCCAATGCGGAAAACGCCCTGGTCGATGGCGGCACCATCACGGTTACCGCCAAAAACATCGAACTGGAGCACGGTCTTCCGGATAAGGGCAAACCCCTGGCACCGGGCAAGTATGTAAAGATCAATGTGTCAGACACCGGGGTGGGGATCCCGGCGGAGCAGATCGATAAAATCTTTGACCCCTATTTTTCCACTCAAAAAACCCCCGCCAACAAAGGCCAGGGTTTGGGCCTTACCACCGTATACGCCACAATAAAGCGGCATAAAGGCGGCATTACAGTGGACTCCACACCCGGAGAAGGCACCACCGTGACCCTTTATCTGCCGGCAGCAGAGGTTTGATCGACCCAGGGCCGCCTGGTCGGCCGGTGCAGCTTATGCCTGGCCGGCCATATCCCCGGACTCGATCAGCATGCCCATGTTAGTGGCGAGTTTTTTCACTTTTGCCGCATCCAGTGTTTGCAGCTGACTGCCGGATAAAAAGTCAAATGTGGTTTCCTCAAGAAAGAGCGAGGGGTTTTGCCGGCACAGGTAATAGAGAAAGTTTCGAAACAAGGCGATGGGTTTTTCCAGCTGTTTAATGGGAAAATCATCGTACTTGATGTTTTCGATATGGCAGGCTACAGGCCGCGCCTGTTCGTCAATAAAGAGGAGCAGGGTGTTTTTATCATCCACCGTATAGGCGGTTAGGGCGGTGATCCGATCATAGGCCACATCCTCAAAATCCGGTATATTTAAATTCAGGCCGTTGGCTGAGGCGGATATCTTATCCAGCATTTGCGGGGAAAAGCGTTCTTCCTCTTTGTGTCTCAAGTGGATGGGCACCACGCGGGGTTCTGTCCTGGCCGCCGGTTCCTCAGGCGGGGCCGCCGCCTGCTGCCGGGGTGTCACGGCTTCCGGCGCCGGCGGATCCATGCGGCAGACAGCGCCCGCGGATTCAATGGCCCGCACGTATTTCCGGGCGGTTTCAATGTCGGTATCCTTTTTGATAACGACATTATTGCGCTTTAAAAGCCCGTCGATTTTTTCAGGCGTGGTTTTAAAGAGTTTGGCCAGACGCGGTTTGACCTCTTCAATGGATTTGCCCTGGCTTAGTTCGCCTGTCATTAACACCCGGTAATTGGTATCAGCCATAATGTCATCCCATGGTTGGCGGTTGGCATTGATTATTTTCGTTAGTTTATGCAATAACGGGCTTATTAGTCAAGCAGGATTATCTGAAGATCAGGGCTAATTTGTTCTGTATCCAAATCGAAATCGCTATCGGGATCGGGATCGAAAAAAATATGACCCTTGGACGTGAAAAACTGGACGTCTATCGCCTTTCAATAGGCTACGTTGCATGGGTTTACGAGAAGGCCGACAGCCTGAACGGAGTCCATCGGCCCGCCCGGGATCAATGGCTTCGGGCCAGCCAGTCGATACCGCTCAATATCGCCGAAGGTAATGGCAAGACCGCGGAAGCCGACCGAAGGCGTTATTTCGAAATCGCTCGTGGCTCCGCGCTTGAGTGCGCGGCGATTCAAGATGTGCTGGTTGTCGGCAAGGCGCTGGACAAGATGGAAAGCCGGAACCGCAAGGATGAACTCGACCGTATGGCCGCGATGCTCAGCCGTCTCGGCGGAAGAGGATACCAAGTTCGAGAGGATCAGGAAGTCTACAGCATCGATTTCGATCCCGATAGCGATTTTGATTCCGATTTCGATCCCGATAGCGAAGAAAACGAATCCCAACCTTAGCGTTAACAGCACCGGGGGTATGGATTTTGCAGTTAGAACAAATTAGCCGTGATCTGAAGATTATTTCAACCCCTTTTTTCTGAAGGCATCAGCGAACGGATTATTGAAGGTTTCGGGCTTATTTGTTTTCGGCTTTTTTTGGGGACGGGATTTCCGGGGTTTTTCCGTTTTTTCGGTATTTCCCCGGTCCGGGGCGGGGGACAGCCCCGCATCTGTTTTCATAGACAGAGAAATCCGGTTCCTCGGCCGGTCAATATCTATGATTGTTACCTGGACTTTTTGATGCACCGAGACGATGTCCGCCGGGTTTTTCACATATCTGTCGGCCATCTGGCTGATATGGACCAGGCCGTCCTGGTGGACGCCGATGTCCACAAACGCGCCGAATGCGGTGATATTGGTCACAATTCCCGGAAGCCTCATACCGGGTTTCAGGTCATCCAGGGTTTCCACGCCTTCGGCAAAGGAAAAAGCCTCGAATTTTTCCCGCGGATCGCGGCCGGGCTTGGCCAGCTCCGCCATTATGTCCCGGAGCGTCGGCAGGCCCACTGCATCTGTTACATAGGCGGAAATATCGATTCTTTCCCGTAAATTCTGACTATGCATCAGATCCTTCACGGCAGCGCCCAGATCAGCCGCCATTTGATCCACTATGGGATAGCTCTCCGGATGCACGGCGCTGGCGTCCAGGGGATTGTCCCCGTCCGGAATGCGCAAAAACCCGGCGCATTGTTCAAACGCCTTGGGTCCCAGCCGGGACACCTTCATCAGTGCCTGCCTGGAAGCAAAGGGGCCGTTTTCTTCCCTGTATGCGACAATGTTTTTCGCAATTGCGGCGTTTAATCCGGAAACATAGGTCAAGAGCTGGGCGCTGGCCCGGTTTAAATCAACGCCCACGGCGTTCACACAGCTCATCACCACATCATCCAGGGCCTGCTTTAAGGCCTTCTGATCCACATCATGCTGATATTGGCCCACTCCGATGGATTTGGCGTCGATCTTGACCAGCTCCGCCAGGGGATCCATGAGCCGGCGGCCGATGGAGACCGCGCCCCGGACGGTCAAGTCGTGATTTGGAAATTCCTCCCGGGCCACCTCGGATGCGGAATAGACCGACGCCCCGCTTTCATTGACCATGACCACCTGCGGGGGCGGGGAGAACTCAATGGCCTTGACAAAGGCCTCGGTTTCCCGGCCGGCTGTACCGTTTCCCACAGCCACCGCTTCAATTTGATACGTCTCACATAAAGACTTGATTTTGTCTCTTTCGGCGGCTCTCTGTTTTTCCGACATATGGGGATAGATGGTATCCGTGAGCAGGAGCTTGCCCTGTGCGTCCAGGCAGACCACCTTGCAGCCGGTGCGAAAGCCCGGGTCAATGCCCATGACCCGTTTGGTGCCCAGGGGCGGGGCCAGCAGGAGCTGCCGGAGGTTTTCGGCAAATATGCGTATGGCTTCGGTGTCTGCGGTTTTTTTGGCCCGGATCCGGGCTTCGGTTTCCATGGAATTGGAAAGCAGCCGTTTATAGGCGTCTTTAACCGCCTGCCGCACCTGTTCGGCATCCGGGCCGTCGCCTTTAACGAAAAGCGATTCAAGCAGGGCCGTCGCCTGGTCCGCATCCGGCTGAATACGGAAATGGAGAATATCCTCGGTCTCCCCCCGCCGGATGGCCAGCATCCGGTGCGAGGGAATAGCGGTCAAAGGTTCTTCCCAGTCAAAATAATCCCGGTATTTGGCGCCTTTTTCCGCCATATCCGCGGCAACCCAGCTTTTAATGATTCCCTTGGTAAAGAAAATCTCCCGCAGGGCGGCCCGGGCGTCCTCGTTTTCATTGACCGTTTCGGCGATGATGTCCCGGGCGCCGGAAAGGGCCTCGTCAATGGTGTTAAAGCCTTTTTCCGGATCAATAAAGGGGTCGGCCGCCGCCTGCGGATCCTTGCCGGTCTGCTCGAAAAGAGCTGTGGCCAGCGGCTCAAGCCCTTTTTCCCGGGCGATGACCCCTTTGGTCCGGCGCTTGGGTTTGTAGGGCAGATACAGGTCTTCAAGCGTGGCCAGGGAATCGGCCGCAAGGACTTTCTGCTTGAGCTCATCGGTCAGGTGCCCGTTTTTCTCAAGGGATTTAAGCACGGTCTCTTTTCGGTCCGACAACTCTTTCAGCTGGTTCAGCCGGTCCCGAATAGCGGTTACCGCCACTTCATCCAGGCTGCCGGTGGCCTCCTTCCGGTAGCGGGCGATAAACGGGATAGTGGCGCCCGACTCAAGCAGGGAGGCGGCTGCTTCGACCTGACCGGGGTTGAGCGTTAATTCTTCGGATATAGCGGCAATAAAGCGATCTGTTTCCATACGCTCGTTTAATCGGTTTGTTTGCGGTTTTTGGATGCAGGGATGGTATCCCGAAAAGCGGGTGTAATTACGCCGGACGGGCAAGGAACGGGGGTAGCTGTCAGCCATACCCCCGAACTTTCAGGCTTACCGGGGGGTAATAATCCGGGAATCGCTCTGCTGAGGCTGTTGCTGCTGTTCCTGCTGCATATTTCGCAGGTGTTCGATTGTTTCATTCAGCGACTGCTTCATGGCCTGCGGAAACTCCTTCATGGCCTCATCCATGGTAGTGGCGTTTAGTTTGGCCTGGAGCGGCAGCGGCCCTTCCGGGGTCATGAGCTGCGAGTTGCCGATAAATACCGGGTTCCGGTTGGTATCCTCCGTGCCGTCCGGGTTAACCGGCACCATTTTCCGGATGGACGCCACTTTTAGATCGGTAATGGATTCTTCCCGGTAAAGATTGTCCTTATCAATTGTAAAATCAATATCATTGGCTGAGTTCACGCCGTTCATAATTAACCTCCTTGTTTTTTTGTTTTCGGACACCTACAATTAATTATCAGGTGTTGTCAAATTGAATCGTTGTTTCGGGCAAACATATTAAAACATAACCATAGAAGACTATTATGCATTTAAATTCTTTGGGTTTTTTATTCCATCCGGACAGTTTCCGGCATTTTCCGGGAGAGGATATCCACGGTCTCGGCTACCATCTCTTCCACAACCTGCCGGGCGGGCTTGATGTCATGGATAATCCCCGAGACCTGACCGGCCAGTCCCCCGACATAATCGGTTTTGCCGGCTTCAATAAAGGCGGAGAGAAGATAAGAGGAGACAACCACCTGGGCCGGAAACGGCAGCGGCTCCAGGCCTGACTGATTCCAAAGATCATGGAATTTGCTGTAGTTCGCCCGCAGGGTTTTGCCTGTATAGGCGGTACTGACCCGGGTGTCCTCATCGGTCGATTTGACAATCAATTGTTTGTTGATATCAAGGGCGCCGCCCTCTTCGGTGGCCAGAAACCGGGTGCCGATCCAGACGCCGGTGCATCCCATGGCCAAAGCGGCGGCAACGCCGCGGCCGTCTCCGATACCCCCGGCGCCAAGCACGGGTACCGGGTGGGCCGCGTCAATGGCCGCAGGTAAAAGCGCCATGGTCCCGATGCGCCCGGTATGACCGCCGCCTTCGTGGCCCTGGGCAACCAGCAGATCAATGCCGGAATCGGCCATGCGTTTGGCGTTTTTTGAATTGCCGGTGATTCCCAGCACTTTCATTCCGACGGCATGGGCCCGTTCCACCATGAATCCCGGATTTCCAAGGCCTGCGCAGAACAAGGGCACTTTCTCTTCGATGCAGACGTCCACCGCCTCCTTGGGCCGCATGGTCGTGGTGTTTAAGCGGAGGATGGTGTCCACGTCCGGCAGCTGCATCTCTTCAATCATTTGGTTCAGCCAGTCCAGGTGCTCTTTCGGAATCGTCTGGATGATATCTTTTAAGGGCATCTCCGTGGGACCGCCGCCGGAGGCCGCAGCATCGGCTTCCGCCGACAGGCTTTTGGGCAGCAGCAGATCCACGCCGAACGGCTTGTCCGTCTGGGCCTTGATTTCCCGAATGGCCTCGCGAAGTTCTTCGACGGTAAAGCCGCTGCCGCCCAGGACGCCCAGACCGCCGGCCTCGGATACCGCCACCACCAGCTCCACCGGGGCGCCGGTGTTTTCGCCGATCAGTGTGGGGCCCATGCCGGCACTCAGAATTGGGTATTCAATGCCCAGCATATCGCATAAGGGGGTCTTTAGTACATGTCTGCTCATGATGGTCTCCTCGTATGGGAAATGGTTTGGCAGGTCTGAAGGAAGAACTCTGACAATTTGTTTTTGATGTCAAACTGTATAGCAGGACTCGACTTGTATGTAAAGCTATGCGTTGATTGCTTCTTCAAGTTCCTTCTGAATTTTAGCCATATCAAACCGATATTTTTCTACTAAAAACCGAAGGCCGCCTGGACCGTAATGATATCGGTTTCGCCGATCTCGTCATTGTCGCTGTCCACCCGCGTGTATTCAGCGGTCAGCTTGTTGGCCAGGCCCTTGATATAGTAATTTAACCCAGCGCCGTAAACATTGGTGTCCTCAGCCCCGCTTGCATCCGGCATAACAACTTCCGCAAGCACATTGCCCCATAGGGTGACGCTGTCATCCCGGCCAACCTTGCTGGGATAAAAAATCCCGCTCCGGATGCCGCCCTGACCCCAATCAAGCTCCGTGGTTAAAAGCGCCTTGGTGGAGGTGGTCCCGTAATTCCGGGTAAACGGAATATACATGCGCCCTGCCTGGATCATCAGGTCATTGCCCAAAACCTTGTATGTCACCCAGGCATCCCGGACAGCCAGTCCCGTGCCCAGGCCCATTCCCGAATTGTCGCGCCCTTGCTGGCCGATACGGTCGGCGGCATAATGCATGAAAAAGCTAAGCTCCGGCGTGGCAGTCCCCTTGACGCTGAAGTAGGTGCGACGGCACCGATAAACGCCCCGACGCCAATGATTCCCCATCGTGTAGCAAAAAAATTCTTCATAACCTCCCGCCTTTCATTGTTCTGTTTTTTAGGCAGGCACGGTGGCCTGCCCTTCGAAGGCATGCCGGCATTTCGTAGGGTCGGCCACCGTGCCGACCGATAAATGCGGCCAACGCCCCCCCCCGTGTGATAAGCCCAAGGTTTGTGGGGTTTAGGTTAGATCAAATGTATCGTGCCATAGTTAAAAAAAATCGTTTACATCATAAAATTCTATATTACAAATTGTTAATATCTATGATTTGGTGCGCAGAAATAGAAAAATTCTATTCTTTGGGAGCTTTATTGAATCAGCCGATATAGGGTTTTATTTGTGGGGCAATGGCCGACCAGTTCCAGGGCGGCGCGTTTTGATCGTCGTCGAGGGTCGGCCAGGGCCAGCAATGGGGGTAAGGGGCGGTAAATGTTCGGGTGTCCTTGAGGGTCGGATGGAGGATCGAGAGTTCGGTGGCGCAAAGGGCGATCTGTTTTTCCGGAAGCGGCGCGCCTGCGCCGTAGCGGAGGTCGCCCAGCACGGGATGGCCGATATGGGCAAACTGGGCCCGGATCTGGTGGTGCCGGCCGGTCTCCAGGTTGATTTCAACCAGGCTTTTTGATTGGCCGGTATCAAGCACCTGATAAGAAAGCCGGGCTTCCCGGGATTTCGGGGTGGGCTGGTCCATGATCCGGCTGGATCTGCCGTTGATGCGCTCAATTGAATGTACCAGATGACCGGCAGCCTGCCTGATAGTGCCTTCCACAATAGCCGTGTATTTTTTTTCCACTATCCCGCTCCGGAACTGTTCGCTTAACCGGCCGGCCGCCTTTGATGTGCGGGCAAATAATATGACGCCGGCCACCGGGCGGTCCAGGCGATGGACCAGCCCCAGAAACACCCGGCCGGGTTTTTCATGCCGCTGTTTCAGCCAGCTCTTGGCAAGCTCCAGGAGTGACGGATCTTTGGTCTGATCCGCCTGCACCAGCAGGCCGGCCGGTTTATATAAGGTCAGGAGATGGTTGTCTTCATAAAAAACCGGCCAGCTGGGTATAAAGAAATAAGAATCAGAAGACGTCATGGATTAGTTGTTCAGTAAATATTTAAAATGGTGATTTTTGATTGAGTTGGTTAGGTAATAATAGGAAAGTAATGCTGTTTTGACATTATTGTCAATTGCGTTAAGCTTGATTTTTTAAAGTGGGGGTCAAATCGAGAAATATTGATGAAAAAACCATCCAAATTTCAGAATACCAAGAAACACAGCCAGACCGACATGGCCGTGCTGCTGGAGGGCGCCGGGATTTTTCTGTCCGATGCCCAGCTGCATCAGTTATGGTCCTATCACAACCTGCTGCGCCGTTACAATCCGGAGTTAAACCTCACCCGGATTCATAATTTCACCAACATGGTGCAAAAGCTCTATGTGGATTCCATCCTGCCCGGCCAGATGGTGAAGCTCCCGTCGCCGCTTTTAGATATCGGCACCGGCCCGGGTATGCCCGGGATTCCTCTGAAAATCGTATTTCCGGACCTGGAAATCATCCTGGCGGAAAGCCGGCAGCACCGGGCGGAGTTTTTAGAAACCGTCATAACTACTTTGAATCTTGAGAGTATATCAGTGGTCGGCCATGGCATTACTTCGAAATTTGCCCGGCCCGTATCCGGCGTGATTACCCGGGCGGTGGAGTCCATTGAAAAAACCCTTTTGCGCATCAACGGGTGCCTGGCCGAGGACGGACTGGCCGTCTTTATGAAGGGGCCGGCCTGTGATGATGAGATTTCCGCTGCCGGCGACCGGTTCAACCAATCCTATACGCTGCTGATAAATCAATCCTACCAGATTCCTGATACTCCGCATCACCGGCGCCTGGTGGTTTTTCGGCGGATTGATGCGCCGGGGTGGGAGAAGGAGAAAAGGGCCATGAGCAAACATGCGGCTCGCAAAATTGAAAGCGAGCAGAACGATACGTTTAAGGAGCTCAAAAAACTGTTGACCAG encodes the following:
- a CDS encoding PAS domain S-box protein, encoding MHAPRVKTLLAHKASLESIFDALPALIYCKDTQGRIVCVNETFVAQFNMKKADFEGKRVKDLFPRTAGHLMRNDADIIETGTPQKRMFLSYETPAGERWAHTYKFPFRDTDGTIIAIIGYATDITEIKQMQDELRQSEQKYRNFFETALDCIYITALDGTILESNDAALDMFGYASKEEFMQVPVQNLYKNQEDRKRLQEKVAREGMADRFPVDLLRKDGSVVHALITALPVKDAGGRICGYQGTIHDVTELKEAEEQKNLLEAELRQAQKMEAVAKLSGGIAHDFNNLLFTIMGSIELAQSFTDTGQAKQLDRAYRACLEAKQLIRRFLELSERPPAAKSKGSIAEMIQHALSSRIDTSDRIHYKLQIAGGLYRAAFVYDQMLQVMENLLSNAENALVDGGTITVTAKNIELEHGLPDKGKPLAPGKYVKINVSDTGVGIPAEQIDKIFDPYFSTQKTPANKGQGLGLTTVYATIKRHKGGITVDSTPGEGTTVTLYLPAAEV
- a CDS encoding porin produces the protein MGNHWRRGVYRCRRTYFSVKGTATPELSFFMHYAADRIGQQGRDNSGMGLGTGLAVRDAWVTYKVLGNDLMIQAGRMYIPFTRNYGTTSTKALLTTELDWGQGGIRSGIFYPSKVGRDDSVTLWGNVLAEVVMPDASGAEDTNVYGAGLNYYIKGLANKLTAEYTRVDSDNDEIGETDIITVQAAFGF
- a CDS encoding four helix bundle protein, whose protein sequence is MFCIQIEIAIGIGIEKNMTLGREKLDVYRLSIGYVAWVYEKADSLNGVHRPARDQWLRASQSIPLNIAEGNGKTAEADRRRYFEIARGSALECAAIQDVLVVGKALDKMESRNRKDELDRMAAMLSRLGGRGYQVREDQEVYSIDFDPDSDFDSDFDPDSEENESQP
- a CDS encoding nitronate monooxygenase, producing the protein MSRHVLKTPLCDMLGIEYPILSAGMGPTLIGENTGAPVELVVAVSEAGGLGVLGGSGFTVEELREAIREIKAQTDKPFGVDLLLPKSLSAEADAAASGGGPTEMPLKDIIQTIPKEHLDWLNQMIEEMQLPDVDTILRLNTTTMRPKEAVDVCIEEKVPLFCAGLGNPGFMVERAHAVGMKVLGITGNSKNAKRMADSGIDLLVAQGHEGGGHTGRIGTMALLPAAIDAAHPVPVLGAGGIGDGRGVAAALAMGCTGVWIGTRFLATEEGGALDINKQLIVKSTDEDTRVSTAYTGKTLRANYSKFHDLWNQSGLEPLPFPAQVVVSSYLLSAFIEAGKTDYVGGLAGQVSGIIHDIKPARQVVEEMVAETVDILSRKMPETVRME
- a CDS encoding RNA pseudouridine synthase; translation: MTSSDSYFFIPSWPVFYEDNHLLTLYKPAGLLVQADQTKDPSLLELAKSWLKQRHEKPGRVFLGLVHRLDRPVAGVILFARTSKAAGRLSEQFRSGIVEKKYTAIVEGTIRQAAGHLVHSIERINGRSSRIMDQPTPKSREARLSYQVLDTGQSKSLVEINLETGRHHQIRAQFAHIGHPVLGDLRYGAGAPLPEKQIALCATELSILHPTLKDTRTFTAPYPHCWPWPTLDDDQNAPPWNWSAIAPQIKPYIG
- a CDS encoding Tex family protein, with translation METDRFIAAISEELTLNPGQVEAAASLLESGATIPFIARYRKEATGSLDEVAVTAIRDRLNQLKELSDRKETVLKSLEKNGHLTDELKQKVLAADSLATLEDLYLPYKPKRRTKGVIAREKGLEPLATALFEQTGKDPQAAADPFIDPEKGFNTIDEALSGARDIIAETVNENEDARAALREIFFTKGIIKSWVAADMAEKGAKYRDYFDWEEPLTAIPSHRMLAIRRGETEDILHFRIQPDADQATALLESLFVKGDGPDAEQVRQAVKDAYKRLLSNSMETEARIRAKKTADTEAIRIFAENLRQLLLAPPLGTKRVMGIDPGFRTGCKVVCLDAQGKLLLTDTIYPHMSEKQRAAERDKIKSLCETYQIEAVAVGNGTAGRETEAFVKAIEFSPPPQVVMVNESGASVYSASEVAREEFPNHDLTVRGAVSIGRRLMDPLAELVKIDAKSIGVGQYQHDVDQKALKQALDDVVMSCVNAVGVDLNRASAQLLTYVSGLNAAIAKNIVAYREENGPFASRQALMKVSRLGPKAFEQCAGFLRIPDGDNPLDASAVHPESYPIVDQMAADLGAAVKDLMHSQNLRERIDISAYVTDAVGLPTLRDIMAELAKPGRDPREKFEAFSFAEGVETLDDLKPGMRLPGIVTNITAFGAFVDIGVHQDGLVHISQMADRYVKNPADIVSVHQKVQVTIIDIDRPRNRISLSMKTDAGLSPAPDRGNTEKTEKPRKSRPQKKPKTNKPETFNNPFADAFRKKGLK
- the rsmG gene encoding 16S rRNA (guanine(527)-N(7))-methyltransferase RsmG gives rise to the protein MKKPSKFQNTKKHSQTDMAVLLEGAGIFLSDAQLHQLWSYHNLLRRYNPELNLTRIHNFTNMVQKLYVDSILPGQMVKLPSPLLDIGTGPGMPGIPLKIVFPDLEIILAESRQHRAEFLETVITTLNLESISVVGHGITSKFARPVSGVITRAVESIEKTLLRINGCLAEDGLAVFMKGPACDDEISAAGDRFNQSYTLLINQSYQIPDTPHHRRLVVFRRIDAPGWEKEKRAMSKHAARKIESEQNDTFKELKKLLTSRGIKKQEKALIAGAKQVREIMRDFPDRCDAWISEGEHLPSPEEAPGALSWYQLSPRLFQDLDVNGTQSPLLLVTTPRIGKWDVKEGFAGGCTLLVPFQDPENVGAVIRSAVAFGVKTIVLLAESAHPYHPKAIRASGGAVLYASLYQGPSIADLPADLPIAALSGEGKDISEFVFPDAFGLLPGVEGTGLPKHLRANSVAIPVSDCVESLNAATAAGIALYLWSRSVKR
- a CDS encoding cytoplasmic protein gives rise to the protein MNGVNSANDIDFTIDKDNLYREESITDLKVASIRKMVPVNPDGTEDTNRNPVFIGNSQLMTPEGPLPLQAKLNATTMDEAMKEFPQAMKQSLNETIEHLRNMQQEQQQQPQQSDSRIITPR